Sequence from the Nitrosospira multiformis genome:
TCTATCGAATCAGGGTGGTTTCGCTGCGCAGAGTTCACCAATGGGACGACCCAAACCATGATCCTGCGCGGAAGACCGCTGGAAGCGGACTATGTTTCTGAAGATTAAAAAGATTATTGGGCTAGGTGCGGCGCTTGTATGTGTAATTGCAGGGTTCTACTCTGCGGGCATGGATAACACTTATATCGATTACTCCAGGTTTCCAAACCCAGAGACGAATAGAACCGTACCATACGCAATAAGAAACATCGTTGTCTATATAACCAAGGAAGACCAGGAGTTTCTTTCCTGGCTTCTTTGGGTACAGATCATCTCTGGCGGAGTTGCTTTACTTGTACTTCTCATACACAGAGGAGATCCGTTCAGGTCGGAGAAATGATAAGAGCTCGAAGTATCTGGTTTTGGGACGACTGTTCAAGCCGGATTTGGCGCAAGTGTTACGGCCTTATCTCAAGGGTTGGTTGATTTAAGAGCTGCGGCGAACAACAACTATCCAGCATCTGGCATGGTGTTAAACAACCCTAATAACATCTCAGTAAACAATTTCGGCAGCGCGCCAGCAAGCCAGTCAAGCGGTGGCCGCAAGCGTAATTGATCCAGGAACTGGCAGCAGATCCGGATAAGGGAACCTTGCATTCGCTGTGGAGCGGTCTTTTTATCAGTAATCATTTTTTCTGGAGATGCTGGATTGGTTATCTCGATACTTGGTGAATTGATTTGTTTGCTTGCTTGAGGGTTGGAATAGATGCTGACCATATTCTTGACTATTGCGGCTGCATATTTTTTCGCTCAGGGAGCTATTGGATGCTATTTTTTTTACGGATTACTCCAACTAAAACGCGAACAAGGAAAGATGAGCGACTTGGTAATGACAATATTGACATGGCTCATCTACGGCCTAACTTTAGGTGGAATATTCGCGCTAGCAATGTTGTATAGAGAATATAAAGCTGATGCGACTGAAGAAATGAAGGTTATTTTTGCGATTACACTTTTTGTGATGATTGGTCTCCTATTTGTTTCTTTAAAAGAATGGAATCGGTTATTACAGAAGTTGAAGTAATGCGGAGGCCTCGCGAACAAGACCTGGACCGGCTATGCCTGGAGCAACAATATCTACCAGTGGACGGGCTATGCCAACGGCACCAAGGCCTACACCCCCAACGGGCTCAACCAGTACACTGCGGCGGCCGGGGCCACGCTGGGCTACGACGGCAACGGCAACCTGACCGGGGATGGCACCTGGACTTACGGCTACGATGCCGATAACTGCTTGAGAAGCGCAAGCAAGACCGGCCTGGCGGCCAGCCTGATCTACGATGGCCTCGGGCGCATGCGCCAGACCACTATTGCCGGGACCACTACCAAACTGCTGTATGACGGCACGGATCTCGTAGCCGAGTCATCTAAAAGACCGGGCAGAAGAGGGGCGCGTTATTTTTGCAAGCCCCTTCTATAGCTGCCGTCATTACAACCAACTCAATGCTTTCTATCTACGGGAGGCCTTGGATCGTTGCCATAACTGTCGCTGTCTCGAATAGTTCCATCTTTTCGATGGATAACAACTTCGACATGTTCACGCCTCGCCTGTTCACGAGCTCGATCAATTGCTTCCTTCTGGGTATGAGTTACAGACCCAGCACGTTGTACACTTTCTTTTTTTGTGGCCCAGCCGTCCGCGTGTGGAACGACATGGATATCTCGTTTTTTGTTCATAAATAAGGTTCCTAAGTTGGATATTTGATGATGTTTCTCAGATAACGGATTATCCGTTATCTGAGAAACTTTCTTTTAAGCGTACTGCGAGAGTTTCCACGTTACTGCTCTACCGGAGTAGGGTGGCATCGTGTTGTGTTTGGCGATTGGAGCAGTTGTGCTAGGGGTTTCAACAACTTTCCATACGCCACTTTCGGGACATTTTTCGCCAGTGCGAGCGGTAGTACCTAATGGAGCTTTCATATCCATTCCTTTTTCGAGTTTAAGAAGTTTGCCTCCCTGCCGAAAAGTTCGGTATAGACGCAAAAATTATACTACCATATAAAAATTCACTTGCCAATTAAAATAAATGCGCCTACTCTGAACTTATTTATTAAGGAGTAAACATTGGCCACGCTGTTAGGAGAAAAAATCCGTACTGAAAGAAAGCGCTTAAAGCTAACGCTTGAGGAGCTTGCGGAGAAAACAGATTCAAGCAAAAGCTATATTTGGGAATTAGAGAACCGCCCCGTGGTAAGGCCATCAGCAGAAAAAATCACCAAAATTGCAGAGGTATTCGGGGTTACAGTCGAGTTTCTTTTGGATGACGAAAAGCAGACGCAGACAGAATCAGATGCTGATAAAGTATTTTTCCGTAGAGTTACCCAACTCGATTCTCAAAAAAGAGCTCAGCTAGAGAAATTCTTAAAAGCAATAGACGATGAGTGAGCCTACAACGCCTCCTGCTTGGGGTAATGAACTGGCGAAACTATGGTTGAAGGCCGGTCAGGATTTTCCTATTGGCGTTAAAGAGATTGCCCTTGAAGTGACTAAGGTCAGATATCCTAATGACCCTGTTGGAGCTATCAAAGCACATGGTATTGCAGGTATCGATGGAATGCTGTCCAAGCGGAAGTCGAAGGGTGACTGGTGCATTTCATATGATGAAACTGTCACAATTCCTGGAAGAATTAATTTTACCCTTGGGCACGAACTGGGCCATTATC
This genomic interval carries:
- a CDS encoding DUF2188 domain-containing protein, which codes for MNKKRDIHVVPHADGWATKKESVQRAGSVTHTQKEAIDRAREQARREHVEVVIHRKDGTIRDSDSYGNDPRPPVDRKH
- a CDS encoding helix-turn-helix domain-containing protein; this translates as MATLLGEKIRTERKRLKLTLEELAEKTDSSKSYIWELENRPVVRPSAEKITKIAEVFGVTVEFLLDDEKQTQTESDADKVFFRRVTQLDSQKRAQLEKFLKAIDDE